The Coffea eugenioides isolate CCC68of chromosome 8, Ceug_1.0, whole genome shotgun sequence genome has a segment encoding these proteins:
- the LOC113780840 gene encoding probable transcription factor MYB58, protein MERLRAQEDIKKGPWSAEEDEILMNFVKENGPRDWSSIRSKGLLPRTGKSCRLRWVNKLQPNLKKGCKFSAEEERVVLELQATLGNKWAAIATYLPGRTDNDVKNFWSTRQKRLARILRASSQPNRAHKHTAKAPVVNEASTLQAQDSNLEHDSEKNSKSPSLSTRSTLVASVSSFNQVKETSLQCHICSCFWSENANAINILPPPDCLNMGTAGVISGVPPAVDEHTSPPQLCIQSNNHQPSVSPPFGISFSTEQPKPALNNLPLWQENQDFGAELGEPNFMGALTQQESLEVGNMAQHNLGLSLDELEATGQNFSEINDYKDKMLTIPDTLFGDLSDDMLDNLDAVPRSSS, encoded by the exons atGGAAAGACTGAGAGCCCAAGAAGATATCAAGAAAGGGCCATGGTCTGCTGAGGAAGATGAGATACTGATGAACTTTGTAAAGGAAAATGGCCCCAGAGACTGGAGCTCCATTCGATCCAAAGGGCTCTTACCAAGAACTGGAAAATCTTGTCGTCTCAGATGGGTCAATAAACTTCAACCCAACTTAAAAAA AGGATGCAAATTTTCAGCAGAGGAAGAGAGAGTGGTCTTGGAGTTGCAGGCTACACTTGGAAACAAATGGGCAGCAATAGCTACATATTTGCCCGGAAGAACTGATAATGATGTGAAGAATTTTTGGAGCACGAGGCAAAAGAGGCTGGCCAGGATACTGCGAGCATCATCACAACCAAACAGGGCGCACAAGCATACAGCTAAAGCACCGGTTGTAAATGAAGCTTCTACTTTGCAA GCACAAGATTCGAACCTTGAACATGACAGCGAGAAAAATTCTAAGAGCCCTTCTCTGTCAACTAGATCGACACTAGTG GCCTCTGTTTCCAGCTTCAATCAGGTTAAAGAGACTTCATTACAATGTCATATCTGCTCCTGTTTTTGGTCTGAAAATGCCAATGCTATCAATATTTTGCCACCACCAGATTGCCTAAACATGGGTACAGCTGGTGTGATCTCGGGTGTTCCTCCAGCAGTTGATGAGCATACAAGTCCTCCCCAACTCTGCATCCAGAGCAACAATCATCAACCATCTGTTTCACCTCCTTTTGGAATCTCTTTCAGCACTGAGCAGCCTAAACCAGCACTGAATAACCTTCCCCTTTGGCAAGAAAATCAGGATTTTGGGGCGGAACTTGGTGAGCCAAATTTTATGGGTGCGTTGACGCAACAAGAATCTCTGGAAGTTGGAAATATGGCACAGCATAACCTGGGATTGTCACTGGATGAATTGGAGGCCACTGGCCAGAATTTTAGTGAGATTAATGACTATAAGGATAAGATGTTGACGATACCTGATACTCTATTTGGTGATCTCTCGGATGACATGCTTGATAATCTAGATGCAGTTCCAAGATCATCTTCTTAA